From one Thermomicrobiales bacterium genomic stretch:
- a CDS encoding SAM-dependent chlorinase/fluorinase, translating to MSVCPNGIVTLTTDLGTIDGYVAALKGVLLTAHRQVTLVDITHHIPNRDVTEAAFQTAMVWSSFPVGTVHLFVVNTGVDTDYRAIVAEAGGHYFVGPDNGVLTLLVENESATRAVVLDRPAFFREWPATFPGRDIFAPVAGILSSGSVGLDRLGTAIDPSSLMSLPWRATQDSPTRVHASIVSIDRFGNCRTLITRGQIPWDLSSVFVRCGDATVRGIHRSYKDVPVGKTLALFGSHGGLEIAVRGGSAAQSWEIKRGEEVVVSTLDDPGA from the coding sequence ATGAGCGTCTGCCCGAATGGGATCGTCACGTTGACGACCGACCTTGGCACGATCGACGGTTATGTGGCCGCGCTGAAGGGCGTGCTGCTCACCGCGCATCGCCAGGTGACGCTCGTCGATATCACGCACCACATCCCCAATCGCGATGTCACCGAGGCTGCGTTTCAGACCGCGATGGTCTGGTCTTCCTTTCCGGTCGGCACGGTCCACCTGTTCGTTGTCAATACCGGAGTGGACACGGATTACCGAGCGATCGTCGCTGAGGCAGGGGGGCACTATTTCGTCGGCCCCGACAACGGCGTGTTGACACTGCTTGTTGAAAATGAGTCTGCAACGAGGGCGGTCGTCCTCGACCGGCCCGCGTTCTTCCGGGAGTGGCCGGCGACGTTTCCAGGTCGCGATATCTTCGCGCCGGTTGCCGGGATCCTTTCGTCTGGCTCGGTCGGGCTCGACAGGCTGGGCACCGCGATCGACCCATCGTCACTCATGTCGTTGCCGTGGCGGGCGACACAGGACAGCCCGACGCGCGTCCATGCGTCGATCGTTTCGATCGATCGCTTTGGAAATTGCCGGACGTTGATTACCCGCGGGCAGATTCCGTGGGACCTGTCGTCGGTATTTGTACGTTGCGGGGACGCAACCGTCCGGGGAATTCACCGATCGTATAAGGATGTCCCGGTTGGCAAGACGCTCGCGCTCTTCGGGAGTCATGGCGGGCTGGAGATCGCCGTTCGCGGCGGTAGCGCAGCACAATCCTGGGAGATCAAACGCGGCGAAGAAGTGGTCGTTTCGACGCTCGACGATCCTGGCGCTTGA
- the coaBC gene encoding bifunctional phosphopantothenoylcysteine decarboxylase/phosphopantothenate--cysteine ligase CoaBC, with translation MPILNDKRIVLGVTGGIAAYKAADLASKLVQAGARVDVIMTRSATEFVGPVTFEALTKRRVHTGVFEGWSEAEKGHISLAEEADAIVVAPATANSIARLALGLADDMLTVTHLAAAPRGTPILIAPAMEHHMYLNPVTQQHLEALRGRGAIIIEPEQGRLASGAIGVGRLAGAERIIASIEQALARGGPLWRKRVVVTAGATVEAIDPIRVLTNRSTGRMGYALARAALQAGADVTLISTPTALAPIHGATIVPVESALDLLAAVRDHAIGADALIMAAAVADYRPAQAATDKMKKTDDDMTIQLTRNPDILATVATPGTLRIGFAAETTDHERYALDKLARKNLDVIVLNDARAAMGAETNSVTLFYRDGRVESLDQAEKLRIAEQIVERIAGLLPAETP, from the coding sequence ATGCCAATCCTGAATGACAAGCGGATCGTTCTCGGAGTCACCGGTGGGATCGCTGCCTACAAGGCAGCTGACCTGGCCAGCAAGCTGGTTCAGGCTGGCGCGCGGGTCGACGTTATTATGACAAGGTCTGCAACCGAGTTCGTCGGCCCGGTCACGTTCGAGGCACTCACGAAGCGACGAGTTCACACCGGTGTGTTTGAAGGCTGGAGCGAGGCGGAGAAGGGCCACATCTCGCTGGCCGAGGAAGCGGACGCCATCGTCGTTGCTCCGGCCACGGCGAACAGCATCGCGCGACTCGCGCTTGGCCTGGCCGACGACATGTTGACCGTCACCCATCTGGCGGCTGCGCCGCGAGGCACGCCGATCCTTATCGCGCCTGCAATGGAACACCACATGTATCTCAACCCGGTGACTCAGCAACATCTCGAGGCATTGCGTGGCCGCGGCGCAATCATCATCGAGCCAGAGCAGGGCCGACTCGCGAGTGGCGCGATCGGCGTTGGACGCCTCGCTGGCGCGGAACGCATCATCGCCTCGATCGAGCAGGCTCTGGCGCGTGGTGGGCCGCTGTGGCGCAAGCGGGTTGTCGTGACCGCCGGCGCTACGGTGGAGGCAATCGATCCGATTCGCGTCCTCACGAATCGCTCGACAGGCCGAATGGGCTACGCACTCGCCCGCGCAGCCCTTCAGGCTGGCGCAGACGTGACGCTGATATCGACGCCGACCGCGTTGGCGCCTATCCATGGCGCGACCATCGTGCCAGTTGAGTCGGCGCTGGATCTACTCGCGGCAGTTCGGGATCATGCAATCGGCGCTGATGCTCTGATCATGGCCGCTGCTGTCGCCGACTACCGGCCGGCACAGGCTGCGACTGACAAGATGAAGAAGACCGACGACGACATGACAATTCAACTCACTCGCAATCCGGACATTCTTGCCACGGTCGCGACACCCGGGACACTACGCATCGGTTTTGCGGCCGAGACGACCGATCACGAACGCTATGCCCTCGATAAGCTCGCCCGGAAGAATCTCGATGTCATCGTGCTCAACGACGCTCGCGCGGCGATGGGAGCGGAGACTAATTCCGTAACTCTGTTCTACCGGGACGGGCGAGTTGAATCGCTCGACCAGGCGGAAAAGTTGCGCATCGCCGAGCAGATCGTCGAGCGTATCGCCGGGCTATTGCCCGCCGAAACACCGTAA
- the miaB gene encoding tRNA (N6-isopentenyl adenosine(37)-C2)-methylthiotransferase MiaB: MHLVRRAAASPESPTREDSQKRYCIWTIGCQMNEAESAKVEAMLSQVGYRRTEVETDADVIVLNSCVVRQAAEDKVVGKIGSLARIKRLHPEVRIALTGCMVTGQEPKLRERFPHVDLFFGPSEFDRLVEIVPELREADADLAELPHFYQPISSNPGIAAFVPIIYGCNFVCSYCIVPYRRGREVSRPFEEIVDEVRRLAEQGVREVTLLGQTVNAYGHDLPDGRDLADLLRAVDAIDGIERLRFLTSHPKFFSDKLIETIAELPSACEHVNLPVQAGNNEVLRRMRRTYTQEHYRDRIAKIRETIPGVTLSTDIIVGFPGETDEQFQDTLDLLRDLDFEKVHVAMYSPRPGTLSARWEDEIPHHVKHARHQAVERLQEEISARKFRAIVGEQREILVDGYAKGRWRGRTRGNQLVFFDATGDWLGQFVDVRITEASTWYVLSEPVNVLTRA, from the coding sequence ATCCATCTCGTCCGACGTGCTGCGGCGTCACCCGAATCTCCGACGCGTGAGGATAGCCAGAAGCGCTACTGCATCTGGACCATCGGGTGTCAGATGAACGAGGCAGAGTCCGCGAAAGTCGAGGCGATGCTCAGCCAGGTTGGCTATCGCCGCACTGAGGTCGAGACCGACGCCGACGTCATCGTCCTGAATTCGTGTGTCGTTCGCCAGGCTGCCGAAGACAAGGTTGTTGGCAAGATCGGATCGCTCGCGCGAATCAAGCGATTGCACCCTGAGGTGCGAATCGCGCTGACCGGCTGCATGGTTACCGGCCAGGAGCCGAAGCTTCGCGAACGGTTCCCACACGTCGACCTGTTCTTCGGGCCTTCCGAGTTCGATCGGCTCGTCGAAATCGTCCCTGAGTTGCGCGAAGCCGACGCGGACCTCGCCGAGTTGCCGCACTTCTACCAGCCGATTTCATCGAACCCCGGTATCGCCGCCTTTGTCCCGATCATCTATGGCTGCAATTTCGTCTGTTCCTATTGCATCGTCCCCTATCGGCGAGGACGGGAAGTCAGCCGACCCTTTGAGGAGATCGTCGACGAGGTTCGCCGGCTCGCCGAGCAGGGTGTCCGCGAGGTGACGCTTCTCGGGCAGACGGTCAACGCCTATGGCCATGACCTGCCGGACGGTCGCGACCTTGCCGATTTGCTGCGCGCAGTCGATGCAATCGACGGCATCGAACGACTTCGCTTTCTGACATCGCACCCGAAGTTCTTTTCCGACAAGCTGATCGAGACGATCGCCGAGCTGCCGAGCGCCTGCGAGCATGTCAATCTACCGGTCCAGGCCGGCAACAACGAAGTGCTTCGACGAATGCGCCGAACCTACACCCAGGAGCACTATCGCGACCGAATCGCGAAGATCCGGGAGACGATACCCGGCGTTACGCTCTCGACCGACATCATCGTCGGCTTCCCCGGCGAAACAGACGAACAGTTCCAGGATACGCTCGACCTGTTGCGCGACCTTGATTTCGAAAAGGTTCACGTCGCGATGTATTCGCCGCGGCCCGGCACACTTTCAGCGCGCTGGGAGGATGAAATTCCTCATCACGTCAAGCACGCGCGACACCAGGCCGTCGAGCGCCTGCAGGAGGAAATCAGCGCGCGGAAGTTCCGCGCGATCGTTGGCGAGCAGCGCGAAATTCTTGTCGATGGATATGCGAAAGGTCGGTGGCGCGGCCGGACACGCGGCAACCAGCTCGTCTTCTTCGACGCGACGGGAGATTGGCTCGGTCAATTTGTCGATGTCCGCATCACTGAAGCCTCGACCTGGTACGTCCTGAGCGAGCCAGTGAACGTGCTAACGCGCGCCTGA
- a CDS encoding ISKra4 family transposase, with amino-acid sequence MGPGFSPLDETLGLLSGVAFTPWLVESIVRLGTLLPFAQAPEILQHFTGVTVSAATVRRLTEVAGAMQEQVERAEVARLERELPAAPAGPAVQLLSVDGAMAPLVGGTWAEVKTLAIGTVEARATGVRTQELSYFSRLADAETFTRLATIETQRRGTASARTVVAVVDGAAWCQGFIDTQRFDAVRVLDFAHALEHLGQVAHAVYGAGTSSASEWLGQQAQALRHGDEQQVLDRLATLGEAPHCGSEARTLIQQNHDYLAARIEQIRYDTFVAAGYPIGSGCVESANKLLVEARLKGSGMHWARANVNPMLALRTLECNQRWEEGWPTLWQAWRRAARVRASHRRQARRASGQAPTPAACAVPHPAVDIVERPSRPKTIVNGKPTIDHPWRRSSPIAAKP; translated from the coding sequence GTGGGGCCGGGCTTTTCCCCCCTGGATGAGACGCTAGGGCTCCTGAGTGGGGTGGCCTTCACGCCGTGGCTCGTTGAGAGCATTGTGCGGCTGGGCACGTTGCTGCCCTTCGCGCAGGCGCCGGAGATCCTGCAGCACTTCACCGGGGTCACGGTCAGCGCCGCCACCGTGCGACGGCTGACGGAGGTGGCCGGCGCGATGCAGGAGCAAGTGGAGCGTGCGGAGGTGGCGCGGCTGGAACGGGAGCTTCCCGCCGCGCCAGCGGGTCCGGCGGTGCAACTGCTCAGCGTTGATGGGGCGATGGCGCCGCTGGTCGGCGGAACCTGGGCCGAGGTCAAGACGCTGGCCATTGGCACGGTCGAGGCCAGGGCGACCGGGGTCCGGACGCAGGAGCTATCCTATTTCTCACGGCTGGCGGATGCGGAGACGTTCACCCGTCTGGCGACGATCGAGACACAGCGCCGGGGGACAGCTTCGGCCCGGACGGTGGTCGCCGTCGTCGATGGGGCGGCCTGGTGCCAGGGGTTCATTGACACGCAGCGATTCGATGCGGTCCGGGTGCTTGACTTCGCCCATGCGCTGGAGCACCTGGGGCAGGTGGCGCACGCCGTCTACGGGGCGGGCACGTCGTCTGCCAGCGAGTGGCTCGGCCAGCAGGCCCAGGCGTTACGCCATGGCGACGAACAGCAGGTGCTCGATCGGCTCGCGACGCTCGGTGAAGCGCCGCACTGCGGGTCGGAGGCGCGGACGCTGATCCAGCAGAACCACGACTATCTGGCCGCGCGGATCGAGCAGATACGCTACGACACCTTTGTCGCGGCGGGGTATCCGATCGGCAGTGGGTGTGTGGAGAGCGCCAACAAGCTGCTGGTCGAGGCCCGGCTGAAGGGGAGTGGGATGCACTGGGCGCGCGCCAACGTCAATCCAATGCTGGCGTTGCGGACACTCGAGTGTAATCAGCGCTGGGAGGAGGGATGGCCGACCCTCTGGCAGGCCTGGCGGCGTGCCGCCCGCGTCCGTGCCAGTCACCGTCGTCAGGCCCGTCGTGCCTCGGGCCAGGCGCCGACACCGGCCGCGTGCGCAGTTCCGCACCCTGCCGTCGACATCGTCGAACGACCCAGCCGACCCAAAACCATCGTCAACGGCAAGCCCACCATCGACCATCCCTGGCGACGATCCTCACCCATCGCCGCCAAACCATGA
- a CDS encoding RodZ domain-containing protein produces MSSFGELLRQARDYKGVTLREAERATRIGRAHLAALEAEDFAALPAMTYARGIVRNYAQYLGLDPLTTVELFEQRSGEMSARRTAVGTTTTYDARTHWVPNFAIIAFMIIMVGIIFTWIYSAYLRPSVTVAPSAIGVATVTPVSASLLAQVTVQTTEAALAPPPATPTTGVGAAATHAPARTADQSAAPTAAPADVAQDVAATEAPSTSGPHTFVVWVTNSVWVQMTVDDVVVVDNVVPAGSELTYSGSTVYVESGNAAFVHIYVDGEDFGTLGDSWDSAFSFP; encoded by the coding sequence ATGTCTAGTTTCGGTGAGCTACTACGGCAGGCTCGTGACTACAAAGGTGTCACCTTACGCGAAGCTGAGCGAGCGACGCGGATCGGTCGTGCCCATCTCGCGGCGCTTGAAGCGGAGGACTTTGCCGCATTGCCGGCGATGACCTACGCCCGGGGAATCGTCCGTAACTACGCCCAATACCTTGGGCTGGATCCGTTGACGACCGTCGAGCTTTTCGAGCAACGCAGCGGCGAAATGTCCGCGCGCCGAACGGCTGTCGGGACGACGACGACCTATGATGCGCGCACCCACTGGGTGCCGAACTTCGCCATCATCGCCTTCATGATCATCATGGTCGGTATCATCTTTACCTGGATCTACTCCGCCTACCTTCGTCCCTCCGTCACGGTCGCACCATCCGCCATCGGTGTTGCAACCGTGACGCCCGTATCGGCGTCGCTTCTCGCCCAGGTGACGGTTCAGACGACCGAAGCCGCGCTCGCGCCACCGCCCGCGACACCGACGACAGGCGTCGGGGCTGCCGCAACCCACGCACCTGCGCGAACTGCAGATCAGTCCGCCGCGCCGACTGCCGCCCCGGCGGATGTTGCCCAGGACGTGGCCGCCACCGAAGCGCCAAGCACGAGCGGACCGCATACGTTCGTTGTCTGGGTTACGAATAGCGTCTGGGTGCAGATGACCGTGGACGATGTCGTGGTCGTCGACAACGTCGTTCCGGCCGGATCCGAACTCACGTACTCTGGAAGTACTGTGTATGTGGAATCTGGGAACGCGGCGTTCGTCCATATTTATGTGGACGGCGAGGATTTCGGCACCCTGGGCGACAGCTGGGATTCTGCCTTCAGCTTTCCCTAG
- the ltaE gene encoding low-specificity L-threonine aldolase: MIDLRSDTVTRPTDAMRQAMANAEVGDDQYGEDPTVSRLEELAAQMLGKEAAVFVASGTMGNLAALLAHCGRGDEIIMGDECHIFWYESGGAAALGGMPFSLVPNDASGELDLEVVRQRIRVSRPGYPPTGVICVENTQNRCGGTIVSTAHLAELRQIADEHNVPVHMDGARIFNAAAGSDTPVEQIASYADTVQFCLSKGLAAPVGSIVAGDAGFIQRARGARKILGGAMRQSGVIAAAGIVALESMVERLPEDHRRARQLAVALAEIDGITIDLDAVQTNIVIFKTEPALGQALFVDRMKAAGVLVSNYGTRGVRMVTHYQIDDEAISHAIEAARSVMTGQLATT, from the coding sequence GTGATCGACCTTCGCAGCGATACCGTGACGAGGCCAACCGACGCGATGCGCCAGGCAATGGCGAATGCTGAGGTCGGGGACGACCAGTACGGCGAAGATCCGACGGTCAGTCGCCTCGAGGAGCTCGCAGCCCAGATGCTCGGTAAGGAAGCAGCCGTCTTCGTCGCCAGTGGCACGATGGGTAATCTCGCGGCGCTGCTCGCCCACTGCGGCCGGGGCGACGAGATTATCATGGGCGATGAATGTCATATCTTCTGGTATGAATCCGGCGGCGCGGCCGCGCTCGGCGGCATGCCATTCAGCCTGGTGCCAAACGATGCCAGCGGCGAGCTCGACCTTGAGGTCGTCCGCCAGCGCATTCGAGTCAGCCGGCCCGGCTACCCGCCGACCGGAGTCATCTGTGTCGAGAACACCCAGAACCGGTGCGGTGGCACGATCGTGTCGACAGCGCACCTCGCCGAGTTGCGACAGATCGCCGACGAACACAATGTTCCGGTGCATATGGATGGCGCGCGTATCTTCAACGCCGCGGCCGGCAGCGACACACCCGTAGAGCAGATTGCTTCATACGCTGACACGGTCCAGTTCTGTCTCTCAAAGGGACTGGCTGCGCCGGTCGGCTCGATCGTCGCCGGCGACGCTGGGTTTATTCAGCGGGCGAGAGGTGCGCGGAAGATTCTTGGCGGAGCGATGCGACAGTCCGGCGTGATCGCCGCGGCCGGCATCGTCGCTCTGGAGTCGATGGTTGAGCGTCTGCCGGAGGATCATCGACGAGCGCGACAGTTGGCGGTAGCGCTCGCCGAAATCGACGGGATCACCATCGACCTTGACGCCGTCCAGACGAATATCGTCATCTTCAAGACCGAGCCGGCTCTCGGGCAAGCGCTGTTCGTCGACCGCATGAAAGCCGCAGGAGTGCTCGTGTCCAACTACGGCACGCGCGGAGTACGGATGGTGACGCACTATCAGATCGACGACGAGGCTATCAGCCACGCCATCGAAGCTGCCCGGTCGGTGATGACTGGCCAGCTCGCCACGACGTGA
- a CDS encoding tetratricopeptide repeat protein, whose translation MYEQTTKGKARRLLDEQARQAAANGDWIAAVEINTAIVAHSPRDVSAINRLGKAYFEMGRFRSAYEAYQQAFTIDPANVIAQRNISRIEPLKDTEAEVEAIGRTRSLRAGIFVEDIGRTFVDDLVAVAPAEVLTRLSSGDQLTMQVEADIIHCFDEDGQYIGQFEPRLSRRVIELTSLENEYAVFVTANTGKSVRVIVRETQKSPAMGSRLSFPRQGKIAIPRAYLRDTRLFREEPDLLLGDEEDEELDSDEVEEFEGREIDSDEDDTEYVDETTGPVEEDEAI comes from the coding sequence ATGTACGAACAAACAACAAAGGGCAAAGCAAGACGACTTCTCGATGAGCAGGCACGGCAAGCTGCCGCCAATGGCGACTGGATTGCCGCCGTCGAAATAAACACGGCGATTGTCGCCCACTCGCCCCGCGATGTGTCCGCAATCAACAGACTTGGCAAGGCCTACTTCGAGATGGGTCGCTTTCGGTCTGCGTACGAGGCGTATCAGCAGGCGTTCACAATCGACCCGGCCAACGTCATCGCCCAGCGGAACATTAGCCGGATCGAGCCGCTCAAGGACACCGAGGCGGAAGTCGAAGCTATCGGAAGAACCCGCAGCCTGCGCGCCGGCATCTTCGTCGAAGACATTGGCAGGACATTCGTCGACGATCTCGTCGCGGTTGCGCCCGCGGAGGTGCTCACCAGACTATCGAGCGGTGACCAGCTGACGATGCAGGTGGAGGCCGACATCATTCACTGCTTCGATGAGGATGGCCAGTATATCGGCCAGTTCGAACCGCGTCTCTCTCGACGGGTGATCGAGCTGACATCCCTGGAGAACGAGTACGCCGTCTTCGTGACCGCCAATACGGGCAAGAGCGTCCGGGTGATCGTGCGTGAAACGCAGAAGAGCCCCGCCATGGGCTCCAGGCTCTCATTCCCCCGACAGGGGAAAATCGCCATCCCGCGCGCGTACCTTCGTGACACGCGCCTGTTCCGCGAGGAGCCGGATCTGTTGCTCGGCGACGAAGAAGACGAAGAGCTCGACAGCGACGAGGTCGAGGAATTCGAGGGCCGGGAAATCGACAGCGACGAGGATGACACCGAGTACGTTGACGAGACTACCGGGCCGGTCGAGGAGGACGAGGCGATCTAG
- a CDS encoding diacylglycerol kinase family protein — MATARTVLAIVNPKTGRRPIDHFIEPLSQEAARRGILLRVVVTTSPGEATILAQNADEHIDTIIAVGGDGTVSDIVAGVLGRPVSIAILPSGSTNMIARELGIPGTPRAAARIALGGVTRQIDVAVAGERVIVHMAGAGFDAAIMRDTSSRWKRRVRWLAYLPAGARHLNFPQFKYDGWIDGQPVSGTARLLLVAIGSSIIHPRLRLGHGIDRTDRLLDVLAFDPPSTADVTRLLWWVVAGKPERMQWTKHYRGKHIQLSSPDKVPVEFDGDYAGNLPIEVILHPEQVRVCVPAARRYRSPAISMRLPTRISSDSPSRS; from the coding sequence ATGGCAACCGCGCGCACCGTTCTCGCAATCGTAAATCCCAAGACCGGCAGACGCCCGATCGACCATTTCATAGAGCCGCTCTCACAGGAGGCCGCGCGACGCGGGATCCTGCTACGTGTCGTTGTCACGACCTCACCAGGGGAAGCGACTATTCTCGCTCAGAACGCTGACGAGCACATTGACACGATCATCGCGGTTGGTGGGGACGGAACGGTGTCCGACATCGTTGCCGGCGTGCTGGGGAGACCTGTTTCCATCGCGATCCTGCCCAGCGGCTCGACCAACATGATTGCCCGGGAGTTGGGGATCCCAGGGACGCCCAGGGCGGCGGCGCGGATCGCGCTCGGAGGCGTCACGAGGCAGATCGACGTCGCAGTGGCCGGCGAGCGTGTCATCGTCCACATGGCCGGCGCCGGCTTTGATGCCGCGATCATGCGCGACACCTCATCGCGCTGGAAGCGGCGGGTCCGCTGGCTGGCATATCTTCCAGCCGGAGCGAGGCATCTGAACTTCCCCCAGTTCAAGTATGACGGATGGATTGACGGGCAGCCGGTCAGTGGCACAGCCCGACTCCTCCTCGTCGCAATCGGCAGCTCGATTATTCATCCACGTCTGCGGCTTGGCCACGGCATCGACCGAACCGATCGTCTGCTCGATGTCCTCGCCTTCGACCCGCCGAGCACAGCAGATGTCACCAGGCTCCTGTGGTGGGTCGTCGCCGGTAAGCCCGAGCGGATGCAGTGGACGAAGCACTATCGCGGGAAGCACATCCAACTATCTTCACCGGATAAGGTGCCGGTCGAGTTCGATGGCGACTACGCCGGCAACCTGCCGATCGAGGTTATCCTCCACCCCGAGCAAGTTCGCGTCTGCGTCCCGGCTGCGAGGCGCTACCGCAGTCCTGCAATTTCGATGCGGCTCCCGACAAGAATCTCGAGCGACTCGCCGTCCCGGAGTTGA